Proteins encoded within one genomic window of Nonomuraea gerenzanensis:
- a CDS encoding amidohydrolase, whose translation MNLAITSGYVVPVDGDPIDGGTVLIQDGKITAVGRDVAVPEGTRIVDAAGAWVLPGFVEAHGHLGVHEEAEGWAGQDTNEMTDPNGARLRALDAINPADLAFGDALSGGVTTAVIKPGSGNPIGGQTVAIKCWGRSVDEMLLKQPVSVKSALGENPKRVYGDQKKLPSTRQGVTAVIRDALMRAQDYRARKAAAEQEGTPFDRDGTLETLVRVLDGELPWCQHTHRADDIATALRLADEFGYRLVINHGTEGHLLADVLAERNVPVIIGPLLGSRSKVELRQRSLRNPGILDRAGVEVAITTDHPVVPIHFLVHSATFAVKEGLDPAAALRSITVNPARIMGLDDRVGALRPGLDGDVVIWSGDPLDIMSRALKVFIDGREVYSYTDGEPVVADPYYRESSDL comes from the coding sequence ATGAATCTTGCCATTACCAGCGGATATGTTGTCCCGGTCGACGGCGACCCCATCGACGGCGGCACCGTGCTCATCCAGGACGGGAAGATCACCGCGGTCGGCCGGGACGTGGCCGTGCCGGAGGGGACCCGGATCGTGGACGCCGCCGGTGCGTGGGTGCTGCCCGGTTTCGTGGAGGCACACGGCCACCTCGGCGTGCACGAGGAGGCCGAGGGCTGGGCCGGCCAGGACACCAACGAGATGACCGACCCGAACGGCGCCCGGCTGCGCGCGCTCGACGCCATCAACCCGGCCGACCTGGCCTTCGGCGACGCGCTGTCCGGCGGGGTCACCACCGCGGTGATCAAGCCCGGCTCCGGCAACCCGATCGGCGGCCAGACCGTGGCGATCAAGTGCTGGGGCAGGTCGGTGGACGAGATGTTGCTCAAGCAGCCGGTGAGCGTCAAGAGCGCGCTCGGCGAGAACCCCAAGCGGGTGTACGGCGACCAGAAGAAGCTCCCCTCCACCAGGCAGGGCGTGACCGCGGTGATCCGCGACGCGTTGATGCGGGCGCAGGACTACCGGGCCAGGAAGGCCGCCGCCGAGCAGGAGGGCACGCCGTTCGACCGCGACGGCACGCTGGAGACGCTGGTCCGCGTGCTGGACGGCGAGCTGCCGTGGTGCCAGCACACCCACCGGGCCGACGACATCGCGACCGCGCTGCGGCTGGCCGACGAGTTCGGCTACCGCCTGGTGATCAACCACGGCACCGAGGGCCACCTGCTGGCCGACGTCCTGGCCGAGCGGAACGTGCCGGTCATCATCGGCCCGCTGCTCGGCAGCCGGTCGAAGGTCGAGCTGCGCCAGCGCTCGCTGCGCAACCCCGGCATCCTGGACAGGGCGGGCGTCGAGGTGGCGATCACCACCGACCACCCCGTGGTGCCGATCCACTTCCTGGTCCACTCGGCCACGTTCGCGGTCAAGGAGGGGCTCGACCCGGCCGCCGCGCTGCGCTCGATCACCGTCAACCCGGCCCGCATCATGGGGCTCGACGACCGGGTGGGCGCGCTGCGGCCCGGGCTCGACGGCGACGTGGTCATCTGGTCCGGCGACCCGCTCGACATCATGAGCCGGGCGCTGAAGGTGTTCATCGACGGACGCGAGGTGTATTCGTACACCGACGGTGAACCCGTCGTGGCCGATCCGTACTACCGCGAATCAAGCGACCTTTAA
- a CDS encoding glycosyl hydrolase family 18 protein, with the protein MRRLATPLIAVLLLTTLYALPAQAASRLIATFSLSGTTGTFVVSNPGTTAVTGWSIVFELPPGVTASTPQNATIRQNGTKVTLTPAFYINTVQPGRTTEPYSPKLALSFPVQPVSCLIDGANCDGSGGDPPAKPPVSATYDVNGTAAKFVVANNGTAALNGWTIVFDLPAGVTASNAQHASLSQSGRTVTLTPAHYNTTVNAGATTEPYSPSFTVSAAGAEPVSCRINDLNCDGSPDAPPGAPGNLRSPARTTRTVTLAWDAAAPGSLPITGYEIYNGSSVAASVTGTTAIVSGLSPSTAYTFTVRAKDRKGTLSPASAPLAVTTRNPADDTQPPTAPGELRSTARTSSSVTLTWAASSDNSGIASYDVSIGSSVAATVSGTTAVVSGLSPSTEYAFTVRARDLYDNLSPASTPVRVTTADIVETGYARVGYFVQWGIYGRQYFVRNLDTTGAAAKLTHINYAFANIDPQNLTCLQGVTKGTTTDPQDPNQGDGAGDAEADYGRPFSAAQSVDGVADTGWEKLRGNFNQLRKLKLKHPHLKVLISLGGWTYSKYFSDVAATDAARKKFVASCIDIYIKGDLPAYNGAGGPGTAAGIFDGIDLDWEWPGAEGHPGNHVSPADKANNTLLIAEFRRQLDALTATTGKRYQLTAFTPADPAKIAAGWDLPEVTKSLDIFNVQGYDFHGAGSDNSWEPNRTGHQGNLYLDADSPYDPDFSVERAVDVYLQAGVHPRKITIGLAYYGRGWQRVADGGRYGEWQQAGGAAPGQFQEEAGTRGYTNLLAMVPGCTVRHDEQAVATYCFTGDGGQWWTFDDAWSIGKKTAWLRSKGLLGAMIWEMSGDSGTLTTALDAGLR; encoded by the coding sequence GTGCGCCGATTAGCCACCCCCCTGATCGCCGTCCTCCTGCTCACCACCCTGTACGCCCTCCCGGCCCAGGCCGCGAGCCGCCTGATCGCCACGTTCTCCCTGTCCGGCACCACCGGCACCTTCGTGGTGAGCAACCCGGGCACGACCGCCGTGACCGGCTGGTCGATCGTCTTCGAGCTACCTCCCGGAGTCACCGCCTCCACCCCCCAGAACGCCACCATCAGGCAGAACGGCACCAAGGTCACCCTGACGCCCGCGTTCTACATCAACACCGTGCAACCGGGCAGGACCACGGAGCCGTACAGCCCCAAGCTCGCTCTCAGCTTCCCCGTCCAGCCGGTCAGCTGCCTGATCGACGGCGCGAACTGCGACGGCAGCGGCGGCGACCCGCCCGCCAAGCCGCCGGTCAGCGCCACCTACGACGTGAACGGCACCGCCGCCAAGTTCGTGGTGGCCAACAACGGCACGGCCGCGCTCAACGGCTGGACGATCGTGTTCGACCTGCCCGCCGGGGTCACCGCGAGCAACGCCCAGCACGCCTCGCTCAGCCAGAGCGGCCGTACGGTGACGCTCACCCCCGCGCACTACAACACGACCGTGAACGCGGGCGCGACCACCGAGCCCTACAGCCCGTCCTTCACCGTCAGCGCGGCGGGCGCCGAGCCGGTGAGCTGCCGGATCAACGACCTGAACTGCGACGGCAGCCCCGACGCGCCGCCGGGCGCGCCCGGCAACCTGCGCTCCCCCGCCAGGACCACGAGGACCGTCACGCTGGCCTGGGACGCCGCCGCCCCCGGCAGCCTGCCGATCACCGGATACGAGATCTACAACGGCTCCTCGGTCGCCGCCTCCGTCACCGGCACCACGGCGATCGTGTCCGGGTTGTCGCCCTCGACCGCGTACACGTTCACGGTCAGGGCCAAGGATCGCAAGGGCACGCTGTCACCGGCGTCCGCACCCCTGGCGGTCACCACCCGGAACCCGGCCGACGACACGCAGCCGCCGACGGCGCCGGGTGAGCTGCGCAGCACCGCGCGGACGTCGTCCAGCGTCACGCTGACCTGGGCGGCCTCCTCCGACAACTCCGGCATCGCGAGCTACGACGTCTCCATCGGCTCCTCGGTGGCGGCGACCGTCTCCGGCACCACGGCAGTCGTCTCCGGGCTGTCGCCCTCGACCGAGTACGCGTTCACCGTGCGGGCCCGCGACCTGTACGACAACCTCTCCCCGGCGAGCACACCGGTGCGGGTGACCACGGCGGACATCGTCGAGACCGGCTACGCCCGCGTCGGATATTTCGTGCAATGGGGCATCTACGGCCGCCAGTACTTCGTCCGCAACCTCGACACCACCGGCGCCGCCGCCAAGCTGACCCACATCAACTACGCCTTCGCCAACATCGACCCGCAGAACCTCACCTGTCTGCAGGGCGTCACGAAGGGAACCACCACCGACCCGCAGGATCCGAACCAGGGCGACGGCGCCGGTGACGCGGAGGCCGACTACGGCCGGCCGTTCAGCGCCGCGCAGTCGGTGGACGGCGTGGCGGACACCGGCTGGGAGAAGCTGCGCGGCAACTTCAACCAGCTCAGGAAGCTCAAGCTCAAGCACCCGCACCTGAAGGTGCTGATCTCACTGGGCGGCTGGACGTACTCGAAGTACTTCTCCGACGTGGCGGCCACGGACGCGGCGCGCAAGAAGTTCGTGGCGTCCTGCATCGACATCTACATCAAGGGCGACCTGCCCGCCTACAACGGCGCTGGCGGCCCCGGCACGGCGGCGGGCATCTTCGACGGCATCGACCTGGACTGGGAGTGGCCGGGCGCCGAAGGGCATCCGGGCAACCACGTCAGCCCGGCCGACAAGGCGAACAACACGCTGCTGATCGCCGAGTTCCGCCGCCAGCTCGACGCGCTGACGGCCACGACGGGCAAGCGGTACCAGCTCACGGCGTTCACCCCGGCCGACCCGGCCAAGATCGCCGCCGGCTGGGACCTCCCTGAAGTCACGAAATCTCTGGACATCTTCAATGTCCAGGGGTACGACTTCCACGGCGCGGGCAGCGACAACTCCTGGGAGCCGAACCGCACCGGCCACCAGGGCAACCTGTACCTCGACGCCGACAGCCCGTACGACCCGGACTTCAGCGTCGAACGCGCCGTGGACGTCTACCTCCAGGCGGGCGTCCACCCCCGCAAGATCACGATCGGCCTGGCGTACTACGGCCGCGGCTGGCAACGGGTGGCCGACGGCGGCCGATACGGCGAATGGCAGCAGGCCGGCGGTGCCGCACCCGGTCAGTTCCAGGAGGAGGCGGGCACGCGCGGCTACACGAACCTGCTGGCCATGGTGCCGGGCTGCACGGTCAGGCATGACGAGCAGGCGGTGGCCACGTACTGCTTCACCGGGGACGGTGGGCAGTGGTGGACGTTCGACGACGCCTGGTCGATCGGGAAGAAGACGGCCTGGTTGCGGAGCAAGGGGTTGCTCGGGGCGATGATCTGGGAGATGTCCGGCGACTCCGGCACCCTGACCACCGCACTGGACGCGGGCCTGCGCTGA
- a CDS encoding LysM peptidoglycan-binding domain-containing protein yields MRLTRRGRVVLVVVAALLSLGGFWLGTRAAGHAEVRVVVAGHAGLPWVEVHKGDTLWEIADALSEGDDPGALVAEIKRLNGLSDSLIRPGTRIYVPKNTAALR; encoded by the coding sequence GTGCGGCTGACCCGGCGGGGGCGGGTCGTGCTGGTGGTGGTTGCGGCCTTGCTGTCTCTGGGTGGGTTCTGGCTCGGTACGCGGGCGGCGGGGCACGCGGAAGTGCGGGTCGTGGTGGCCGGTCATGCCGGGCTGCCGTGGGTCGAGGTGCACAAGGGGGACACATTGTGGGAGATCGCCGACGCGCTCTCCGAGGGGGATGACCCGGGGGCTCTGGTGGCGGAGATCAAGCGGCTGAACGGCCTGTCCGACTCGCTCATCCGGCCGGGCACCCGCATCTACGTCCCGAAGAACACTGCCGCCTTACGCTGA
- a CDS encoding PrsW family intramembrane metalloprotease → MTAPPLVQRPSKALLIGLVVSGVIALVVLAVMLLSGGPIGFGLSALLAVAPLPVLLAAVLSLDRLEPEPKLHLAFAFAWGAGVAIVAGIALTLAGQQLFARAGYTSSAVENIGVVVLAPIIEEALKGSALLLLLRRRAEIDGLTDGIVYASMAGLGFAAVENVGYYLLAFNADGAGAAVQLFVLRGLIDPLGHPIYTSMIGLGVAYALTSRNSARYAAIPLGYCGAVFLHGLWNGAATTGSLEWLGVAYLVIMAALILLIVVTVVERRHLIARMAYYLPAYRQTGLISDADVRMLTTLSARKSARKWARGAGLGQAMSDYQQAATELTMLHLRAERQGVEPRSFALERDALLGAMARARRW, encoded by the coding sequence ATGACTGCTCCCCCGCTCGTCCAGCGCCCCAGCAAGGCCCTGCTGATCGGTCTGGTCGTCTCCGGAGTCATCGCGCTCGTCGTGCTGGCCGTCATGCTGCTCTCCGGTGGCCCCATCGGGTTCGGCCTGTCGGCGTTGCTGGCCGTGGCGCCCCTGCCGGTGCTGCTCGCGGCGGTGCTGTCGCTCGACAGGCTCGAACCGGAGCCGAAGCTGCACCTCGCCTTCGCCTTCGCCTGGGGTGCGGGGGTGGCCATCGTGGCGGGCATCGCGCTGACGCTCGCCGGCCAGCAGCTGTTCGCCAGGGCCGGCTACACCTCCTCGGCCGTGGAGAACATCGGCGTCGTCGTGCTCGCGCCGATCATCGAGGAGGCGCTCAAGGGCTCGGCCCTGCTGCTGCTCCTGCGCCGGCGGGCCGAGATCGACGGCCTGACCGACGGCATCGTGTACGCCTCCATGGCCGGTCTGGGCTTCGCCGCCGTGGAGAACGTCGGCTACTACCTGCTGGCGTTCAACGCGGACGGGGCCGGCGCCGCCGTCCAGCTCTTCGTGCTGCGCGGGCTGATCGACCCGCTCGGTCACCCCATCTACACCTCCATGATCGGCCTGGGCGTCGCGTACGCGCTCACCAGCCGCAACTCCGCCCGCTACGCTGCGATCCCGCTCGGCTACTGCGGCGCGGTCTTCCTGCACGGCCTGTGGAACGGCGCCGCCACCACCGGCTCGCTGGAGTGGCTGGGCGTCGCCTACCTGGTCATCATGGCGGCACTGATCCTGCTCATCGTCGTGACCGTCGTCGAGCGGCGCCACCTCATCGCCCGGATGGCGTACTACCTGCCCGCGTACCGTCAGACGGGGTTGATCAGCGACGCCGACGTGCGGATGCTCACCACGTTGTCCGCCCGCAAGTCGGCGCGCAAGTGGGCCAGGGGAGCGGGGCTCGGGCAGGCCATGAGTGACTACCAGCAGGCGGCGACCGAGCTGACCATGCTGCACCTGCGTGCCGAGCGGCAGGGCGTGGAGCCGCGCAGCTTCGCCCTGGAACGTGACGCGCTCCTCGGCGCGATGGCCCGCGCCCGCCGCTGGTGA
- a CDS encoding ester cyclase, with translation MLELWNGDLQLAHELVTPDFVGHWPGMDVSGPDGLVEALRQGHAPFAEVEVTLDVGPIVDGDLVSARWTFAGTYRGGLPGVTAAEGTRIAFSGHDILRAKDGRFTEYWVISDAQSLNRQLGIG, from the coding sequence TTGCTGGAGCTCTGGAACGGCGATCTCCAGCTGGCGCACGAGCTGGTCACCCCCGACTTCGTCGGCCACTGGCCCGGCATGGACGTCTCCGGCCCCGACGGGCTGGTGGAGGCGCTGCGGCAGGGGCACGCGCCGTTCGCCGAGGTCGAGGTCACGCTGGACGTCGGGCCGATCGTGGACGGGGACCTGGTGTCGGCCAGGTGGACGTTCGCGGGCACGTACCGGGGCGGGCTGCCGGGCGTGACGGCGGCCGAGGGCACCCGGATCGCGTTCAGCGGCCACGACATCCTGCGGGCCAAGGACGGGCGGTTCACCGAATACTGGGTCATCTCAGACGCGCAGTCACTCAACCGCCAGCTCGGTATAGGGTGA
- a CDS encoding glycerophosphodiester phosphodiesterase yields MFRRLAVLIATSLSLLPLATPAEAATVLNVAHRGASAYAPENTIAAFELAASQGADVFELDVQETKDHELVLMHDTTLSRTTDAERVFPDLAPWNVGDLTLDQIRELDAGSWLSDKYDGERVPTLGEALREMGGSGLGLLLEVKAPELYAGIEERLAAELRRHSSWLAPGRLVVQSFDWESMRRFDRLLPEVPIGLLGTPSAGELPGLAKFADQINPPYTTLTASYVRRVHSLGMKLLTWTVDSSATMRRMIAYRVDGIITNRPDVLSDVLSS; encoded by the coding sequence ATGTTCCGGCGACTCGCCGTCCTCATCGCGACCTCCCTCTCCCTCCTCCCCCTCGCCACCCCCGCCGAAGCCGCGACCGTGCTCAACGTCGCGCACCGCGGCGCCTCCGCCTACGCCCCCGAGAACACGATCGCCGCCTTCGAGCTGGCCGCCTCACAGGGCGCCGACGTGTTCGAGCTCGACGTCCAGGAGACCAAGGACCACGAGCTGGTCCTCATGCACGACACGACGCTGTCCCGCACCACGGACGCCGAGCGGGTCTTCCCCGACCTGGCCCCGTGGAACGTCGGCGACCTCACGCTCGACCAGATCCGCGAGCTGGACGCCGGCTCGTGGCTGTCGGACAAGTACGACGGCGAGCGCGTGCCCACCCTCGGCGAGGCGCTGCGCGAGATGGGCGGCTCGGGCCTGGGCCTGCTGCTGGAGGTCAAGGCGCCGGAGTTGTACGCCGGGATCGAGGAGCGCCTGGCCGCCGAGCTGCGCCGCCATTCCTCCTGGCTGGCACCGGGCAGGCTGGTGGTGCAGTCGTTCGACTGGGAGTCGATGCGCAGGTTCGACCGGTTGCTGCCCGAAGTGCCGATCGGGCTGCTCGGCACGCCCTCGGCCGGGGAGCTGCCGGGGCTGGCCAAGTTCGCCGACCAGATCAACCCGCCGTACACCACGCTCACGGCCTCGTACGTGCGCCGCGTGCACTCCCTCGGGATGAAGCTGCTCACCTGGACCGTCGACAGCTCGGCCACCATGCGCCGCATGATCGCCTACAGGGTGGACGGCATCATCACCAACCGGCCCGACGTGCTGAGCGACGTCCTCAGCTCCTGA
- a CDS encoding PPOX class F420-dependent oxidoreductase: MTENYGPGGGPDPLSPGDEELSDLLAGQRFGALATIQADGRPQLSTVAYTWDPRRRVVRISTIADRLKVRQLQKDPRCSLYVASDDFRVFAVAEGEAELSPVSLEAGDEVGLELLAMRGAALSEPEAQLAFLRQMVADRRLVIRLRVSRLYGTALPVG; the protein is encoded by the coding sequence ATGACGGAGAACTACGGCCCCGGCGGGGGGCCGGATCCTCTGTCGCCGGGCGACGAGGAGCTGTCGGACCTCCTGGCCGGACAGCGCTTCGGCGCCCTGGCCACCATCCAGGCCGACGGGCGGCCGCAGCTGTCCACCGTCGCCTACACCTGGGATCCCCGCCGGCGCGTGGTGCGGATCTCCACCATCGCCGATCGTCTCAAGGTGCGGCAGCTCCAGAAGGATCCGCGCTGCTCGCTGTACGTGGCCAGCGACGACTTCCGCGTGTTCGCGGTGGCGGAGGGCGAGGCGGAGCTGTCACCGGTGAGCCTGGAGGCCGGGGACGAGGTGGGCCTGGAGCTGCTGGCGATGCGGGGGGCCGCCCTCTCGGAGCCCGAAGCGCAGCTGGCGTTCCTGCGGCAGATGGTGGCTGACCGGCGGCTGGTGATCCGGCTGCGGGTCTCGCGCCTGTACGGGACCGCGCTGCCCGTGGGCTGA
- the nrdR gene encoding transcriptional regulator NrdR produces MHCPFCRHPDTRVIDSRSTDDGAAIRRRRTCPECGRRFTTQETVLLMVSKRSGVTEPFSRDKVVAGVRRACQGRPVSEDSLAQLGQRVEEAIRAKGAAEIPSNEVGLAILGPLRELDEVAYLRFASVYRGFESLADFEAEIKQLKAEKGES; encoded by the coding sequence GTGCACTGTCCGTTCTGTCGCCACCCTGACACCAGGGTCATCGACAGTCGCTCCACGGATGACGGCGCGGCCATCAGGCGCCGCCGCACCTGTCCCGAGTGCGGGCGCAGATTCACCACGCAGGAGACCGTACTGCTGATGGTGAGCAAGCGCAGCGGAGTGACGGAGCCGTTCTCGCGGGACAAGGTCGTCGCGGGCGTGCGGCGGGCGTGCCAGGGCAGGCCGGTCAGCGAGGACTCGCTGGCACAGCTCGGGCAGCGGGTGGAGGAGGCCATCAGGGCGAAGGGCGCGGCCGAGATCCCCTCCAACGAGGTGGGCCTGGCCATCCTGGGCCCGCTGCGGGAGCTGGACGAGGTCGCCTACCTGCGGTTCGCATCGGTGTATCGCGGTTTCGAGAGCCTGGCGGACTTCGAGGCCGAGATCAAACAGTTGAAGGCGGAGAAGGGGGAGTCATGA
- a CDS encoding vitamin B12-dependent ribonucleotide reductase translates to MTETASGSVTRGGKRPRKGLKMKRIFTKPGVHPYDEIQWERRDVVMTNWRDGSINFEQRGVEFPEFWSVNAANIVTTKYFRGAVGTPQREWSLKQLIDRVVGVYTRTGLENGYFASEEDAEIFDHELKHALAHQVFAFNSPVWFNVGTQSPQQVSACFILSVDDTMESILDWYKEEGVIFKGGSGSGVNLSRIRSSKELLSSGGTASGPVSFMRGADASAGTIKSGGATRRAAKMVVLDVDHPDIEEFIETKAREEDKVRALRDAGFDMDLGGKDIVSVQYQNANNSVRVSDEFMRAVEQGGDFGLRARLTGEVIEKVDARDLFRKMAKAAWECADPGVQYDDTINDWHTTPETGRITASNPCSEYVHLDNSSCNLASINLLKFLKDDNSFNVADFVKLTELIITAMDISITFADFPTEKIGETTRAYRQLGIGYANLGALLMATGHAYDSDGGRAVAGAITSLMTGVSYRRSAELAGVVGAYDGYARNAEAHKRVMRKHAAANDDLRTIGSMDAKIHSEASRQWSECLKLGEKNGYRNAQASLLAPTGTIGLMMDCDTTGIEPDLALVKFKKLVGGGSMQIVNQTIPRALKQLGYQQEQIEAIVEYIGEHSHVVDAPGLRPEHYEVFDCAMGERAIAPMGHVRMMAATQPFLSGAISKTVNLPESATIDDIEQVYLEGWKLGLKALAVYRDNCKVGQPLSAGDGSKKQQEQPKEPEVKVIEVNRPTRRRMPNQRPSMTTRFTVGGAKGYMTASSYPDDGLGEVFLKMSKQGSTLAGVMDAFSVAISIGLQYGVPLETYMSKFVNMRFEPAGMTDDPDIRMATSVMDYIFRRLALDHLPYDERAALGIFSAAERAAQQRGEDPAALQETVDREALAQSAPIEAAQPKEDDRPATQELTLESHQRFTADAPLCMTCGTKMRPAGSCYVCEGCGSTSGCS, encoded by the coding sequence ATGACGGAGACGGCCAGCGGTTCAGTCACGCGCGGGGGCAAGCGTCCGCGTAAGGGACTGAAGATGAAGCGGATCTTCACCAAGCCCGGCGTGCACCCGTATGACGAGATCCAGTGGGAGCGCCGCGACGTCGTCATGACGAACTGGCGCGACGGGTCCATCAACTTTGAGCAGCGGGGCGTCGAGTTCCCCGAGTTCTGGTCGGTGAACGCGGCCAACATCGTGACGACCAAGTACTTCCGCGGCGCCGTGGGCACCCCGCAGCGCGAGTGGAGCCTGAAGCAGTTGATCGACCGGGTCGTCGGCGTCTACACCAGGACGGGTCTCGAGAACGGCTACTTCGCCAGCGAAGAGGACGCCGAGATCTTCGACCACGAGCTGAAGCACGCGCTGGCGCACCAGGTGTTCGCGTTCAACTCGCCGGTGTGGTTCAACGTGGGCACGCAGTCGCCGCAGCAGGTGAGCGCCTGTTTCATCCTCTCCGTGGACGACACCATGGAGTCGATCCTGGATTGGTACAAGGAAGAGGGTGTGATCTTCAAGGGCGGTTCGGGTTCGGGGGTGAACCTGTCGCGGATCCGCTCGTCCAAGGAGCTGCTGTCGAGCGGCGGCACGGCCAGCGGGCCGGTGTCCTTCATGCGCGGCGCCGACGCCAGCGCGGGGACGATCAAGTCGGGCGGCGCGACCCGCCGGGCGGCCAAGATGGTCGTGCTGGACGTCGACCACCCCGACATCGAGGAGTTCATCGAGACCAAGGCGCGCGAGGAGGACAAGGTCCGCGCGCTGCGTGACGCCGGTTTCGACATGGACCTGGGCGGCAAGGACATCGTCTCCGTCCAGTACCAGAACGCCAACAACTCCGTGCGCGTCTCCGACGAGTTCATGCGCGCGGTGGAGCAGGGCGGCGACTTCGGCCTGCGGGCCCGCCTGACCGGCGAGGTCATCGAGAAGGTCGACGCGAGAGACCTGTTCCGCAAGATGGCCAAGGCGGCGTGGGAGTGCGCCGACCCCGGCGTGCAGTACGACGACACGATCAACGACTGGCACACCACGCCGGAGACGGGCCGGATCACGGCCAGCAACCCGTGCTCGGAGTACGTGCACCTCGACAACTCCTCCTGCAACCTGGCCAGCATCAACCTGCTGAAGTTCCTGAAGGACGACAACTCCTTCAACGTGGCCGACTTCGTCAAGCTGACCGAGCTGATCATCACCGCGATGGACATCTCGATCACGTTCGCCGACTTCCCCACGGAGAAGATCGGCGAGACGACGCGCGCCTACCGTCAGCTCGGCATCGGCTACGCCAACCTGGGCGCGCTGCTCATGGCGACCGGCCACGCCTACGACTCCGACGGCGGCCGTGCCGTGGCGGGGGCGATCACGTCCCTGATGACCGGTGTGTCCTACCGGCGCAGCGCCGAGCTGGCCGGGGTCGTCGGCGCGTACGACGGCTACGCCAGGAACGCCGAGGCGCACAAGCGCGTCATGCGCAAGCACGCCGCGGCCAACGACGACCTGCGCACGATCGGCTCGATGGACGCGAAGATCCACTCCGAGGCGTCGCGCCAGTGGTCGGAGTGCCTGAAGCTGGGCGAGAAGAACGGCTACCGCAACGCCCAGGCCAGCCTCCTCGCGCCCACCGGCACGATCGGCCTGATGATGGACTGCGACACGACCGGCATCGAGCCGGACCTGGCGCTGGTCAAGTTCAAGAAGCTCGTCGGCGGCGGCTCGATGCAGATCGTCAACCAGACGATCCCGCGGGCGCTCAAGCAGCTCGGCTACCAGCAGGAGCAGATCGAGGCCATCGTCGAGTACATCGGCGAGCACAGCCACGTCGTCGACGCGCCTGGCCTGCGCCCCGAGCACTACGAGGTGTTCGACTGCGCGATGGGCGAGCGGGCGATCGCGCCCATGGGCCACGTCCGGATGATGGCGGCCACGCAGCCGTTCCTGTCCGGCGCGATCTCCAAGACGGTCAACCTGCCCGAGTCGGCCACGATCGACGACATCGAGCAGGTCTACCTGGAGGGCTGGAAGCTCGGCCTCAAGGCGCTGGCCGTCTACCGCGACAACTGCAAGGTCGGCCAGCCGCTGTCGGCCGGCGACGGCTCCAAGAAGCAGCAGGAGCAGCCGAAGGAGCCCGAGGTCAAGGTCATCGAGGTCAACCGGCCGACCCGGCGGCGCATGCCGAACCAGCGGCCGAGCATGACCACCCGCTTCACGGTGGGCGGCGCCAAGGGCTACATGACCGCCTCGTCCTACCCCGACGACGGGCTCGGCGAGGTCTTCCTCAAGATGTCCAAGCAGGGCTCGACGCTGGCGGGCGTCATGGACGCGTTCTCGGTGGCGATCTCCATCGGGCTCCAGTACGGCGTGCCGCTGGAGACGTACATGAGCAAGTTCGTCAACATGCGCTTCGAGCCGGCGGGCATGACGGACGACCCCGACATCCGCATGGCCACCTCGGTGATGGACTACATCTTCCGCCGCCTGGCCCTGGACCACCTGCCCTACGACGAGCGGGCGGCGCTGGGCATCTTCTCGGCGGCCGAGCGGGCGGCGCAGCAGCGCGGCGAGGACCCGGCGGCCCTGCAGGAGACGGTGGACCGGGAGGCGCTGGCCCAGTCGGCGCCGATCGAGGCCGCCCAGCCGAAGGAGGACGACCGGCCGGCCACTCAGGAGCTGACGCTGGAGAGCCACCAGCGCTTCACCGCCGACGCGCCGCTGTGCATGACGTGCGGTACGAAGATGCGTCCGGCCGGTAGCTGCTACGTGTGCGAGGGCTGCGGCTCGACCAGCGGCTGCAGCTGA